A DNA window from Piliocolobus tephrosceles isolate RC106 chromosome 9, ASM277652v3, whole genome shotgun sequence contains the following coding sequences:
- the UBTD1 gene encoding ubiquitin domain-containing protein 1 isoform X1 produces MGNCVGRQRRERPAAPGHPRKRAGRNEPLKKERLKWKSDYPMTDGQLRSKRDEFWDTAPAFEGRKEIWDALKAAAYAAEANDHELAQAILDGASITLPHGTLCECYDELGNRYQLPIYCLSPPVNLLLEHTEEESLEPPEPPPSVRREFPLKVRLSTGKDVRLSASLPDTVGQLKRQLHAQEGIEPSWQRWFFSGKLLTDRTRLQETKIQKDFVIQVIINQPPPPQD; encoded by the exons GACGCAATGAGCCCCTGAAGAAAGAGCGGCTCAAGTGGAAGAGCGACTACCCCATGACTGATGGGCAGCTGCGGAGCAAACGGGATGAGTTCTGGGACACAGCACCTGCCTTTGAGGGCCGCAAGGAGATCTGGGATGCCCTCAAGGCTGCCGCCTATGCTGCTGAAGCCAATGACCACGAGCTGGCCCAGGCCATCCTGGATGGAGCCAGCATCACCCTGCCTCATG GCACCCTCTGTGAATGCTACGATGAGCTGGGCAATCGTTACCAGCTGCCCATCTACTGCCTGTCACCGCCCGTGAACCTGCTGCTGGAGCACACGGAGGAGGAGAGCCTGGAGCCCCCCGAGCCCCCACCCAGCGTGCGCCGTGAGTTCCCACTGAAGGTGCGCCTGTCCACAGGCAAGGACGTGAGGCTCAGCGCCAGCCTGCCCGACACGGTGGGGCAGCTCAAGAGGCAGCTGCATGCCCAGGAGGGCATCGAGCCATCGTGGCAGCGGTGGTTCTTCTCCGGGAAGCTGCTCACAGACCGCACACGGCTCCAGGAGACCAAGATCCAGAAAGATTTTGTCATCCAGGTCATCATCAACCAGCCCCCACCACCCCAGGACTGA
- the UBTD1 gene encoding ubiquitin domain-containing protein 1 isoform X2: protein MTDGQLRSKRDEFWDTAPAFEGRKEIWDALKAAAYAAEANDHELAQAILDGASITLPHGTLCECYDELGNRYQLPIYCLSPPVNLLLEHTEEESLEPPEPPPSVRREFPLKVRLSTGKDVRLSASLPDTVGQLKRQLHAQEGIEPSWQRWFFSGKLLTDRTRLQETKIQKDFVIQVIINQPPPPQD, encoded by the exons ATGACTGATGGGCAGCTGCGGAGCAAACGGGATGAGTTCTGGGACACAGCACCTGCCTTTGAGGGCCGCAAGGAGATCTGGGATGCCCTCAAGGCTGCCGCCTATGCTGCTGAAGCCAATGACCACGAGCTGGCCCAGGCCATCCTGGATGGAGCCAGCATCACCCTGCCTCATG GCACCCTCTGTGAATGCTACGATGAGCTGGGCAATCGTTACCAGCTGCCCATCTACTGCCTGTCACCGCCCGTGAACCTGCTGCTGGAGCACACGGAGGAGGAGAGCCTGGAGCCCCCCGAGCCCCCACCCAGCGTGCGCCGTGAGTTCCCACTGAAGGTGCGCCTGTCCACAGGCAAGGACGTGAGGCTCAGCGCCAGCCTGCCCGACACGGTGGGGCAGCTCAAGAGGCAGCTGCATGCCCAGGAGGGCATCGAGCCATCGTGGCAGCGGTGGTTCTTCTCCGGGAAGCTGCTCACAGACCGCACACGGCTCCAGGAGACCAAGATCCAGAAAGATTTTGTCATCCAGGTCATCATCAACCAGCCCCCACCACCCCAGGACTGA